In a genomic window of Streptomyces sp. NBC_01231:
- a CDS encoding amino acid ABC transporter permease: MSSWHDLFPQFLPGLWVTLKLTLGGLIFGLPLGVVLAVVTSSSWRLAKWVGIGFVELGRGTPGLIVLYLVYYGLPQAGLTLRDITAATVALSFTTCAYTSEIFRAGLVAVPQGQREASRALGLTPWKELRLVVLPQALRIVISPLIGWAIILYQGTSLAFAISVPELLSRAYNAGSITFQYGSALALAGLMYAVVSLSATGLAGWTRSRATTAH; the protein is encoded by the coding sequence ATGTCTTCCTGGCACGATCTCTTTCCCCAGTTCCTGCCCGGCCTGTGGGTGACTCTGAAGCTGACACTTGGCGGCCTGATCTTCGGACTTCCGCTCGGAGTCGTACTGGCCGTCGTCACAAGCTCTTCCTGGCGACTCGCCAAGTGGGTAGGGATCGGGTTTGTCGAACTCGGACGCGGGACCCCGGGCCTCATCGTGCTGTATCTCGTCTATTACGGCCTGCCGCAGGCGGGACTGACACTGCGCGACATCACCGCAGCCACTGTCGCCCTGAGCTTCACCACCTGCGCTTATACCAGCGAAATCTTCCGCGCCGGTCTCGTCGCGGTTCCGCAGGGCCAACGGGAAGCCAGCCGCGCACTCGGGCTGACCCCCTGGAAGGAACTGCGTCTGGTCGTCCTGCCTCAGGCTCTGCGCATCGTGATCTCGCCACTGATCGGCTGGGCGATCATCCTCTACCAGGGAACCTCGTTGGCCTTCGCCATCTCTGTACCCGAGCTGCTCAGCCGGGCTTACAACGCCGGGTCGATCACCTTCCAGTACGGCTCCGCCCTGGCCCTGGCCGGTCTGATGTACGCCGTCGTCTCACTCTCCGCGACGGGCCTGGCCGGCTGGACCCGCTCACGCGCAACCACCGCGCACTGA
- a CDS encoding FAD-dependent oxidoreductase, whose protein sequence is MTGRILVVGASLGGLRAAEQLRAAGWSGAVTVLGDEPHMPYNRPPLSKEVLAGKAPFESLAFTPKSIAADVRWRLGAKAVAARLAERTVALDDGSALSYDGLVVATGMRPRRLRCPGPLAGRHTVRTLADARSLRTELTRPGTRVVVVGAGFIGCEVAATAVGLGLTEVTVVDPLPLPMVGPLGELLAGALLERHEDRGVRFALGVGVSGFEGEDRVTGVRLADGTVLPADVVVESVGSLANTEWLAGNGLDLSDGVPTDEWLRVTGFPHVVAVGDVARFPNARYDGVPRRVEHWSIPTDTAKHAAQSLIAHLAGEEAELAPFAPLPTFWSDQHDFRLQSFGAPTLGLADVRVLDGDPAGDVLVGYHRDGRLVGVVALGGSATAARAARYRAELLKQPAPTT, encoded by the coding sequence GTGACCGGACGCATCCTCGTCGTCGGTGCCTCCCTCGGCGGTCTGCGCGCCGCCGAGCAACTGCGCGCGGCGGGCTGGAGCGGCGCCGTCACGGTCCTCGGGGACGAACCCCACATGCCCTACAACCGGCCACCGCTGTCCAAGGAGGTGCTGGCTGGCAAGGCGCCGTTCGAGTCGCTGGCCTTCACCCCGAAGTCGATCGCCGCCGACGTGCGGTGGCGACTGGGCGCGAAGGCCGTCGCGGCCCGGCTCGCCGAGCGGACCGTCGCACTCGACGACGGCTCGGCCCTCTCGTACGACGGACTGGTCGTAGCCACCGGTATGCGGCCCCGACGGCTGCGCTGCCCGGGTCCCCTCGCCGGCCGCCACACGGTCCGCACGCTCGCCGACGCCCGCAGCCTGCGCACCGAGCTGACCCGGCCCGGGACCCGGGTCGTCGTGGTCGGCGCCGGCTTCATCGGCTGCGAGGTGGCTGCCACCGCCGTCGGTCTCGGCCTCACCGAGGTGACCGTCGTCGACCCGCTGCCCCTGCCGATGGTCGGTCCACTCGGCGAACTCCTCGCCGGAGCGCTGCTGGAACGGCACGAGGATCGCGGTGTGCGGTTCGCGCTCGGCGTCGGCGTGAGCGGCTTCGAGGGCGAGGACCGGGTCACCGGTGTGCGCTTGGCAGACGGGACCGTGCTGCCGGCGGACGTGGTGGTGGAGTCGGTCGGTTCGCTCGCCAACACGGAATGGCTGGCGGGAAACGGGCTCGACCTGAGCGACGGTGTGCCCACGGACGAATGGCTGCGGGTGACCGGTTTCCCGCACGTCGTCGCGGTCGGCGATGTGGCCCGCTTCCCCAATGCCCGCTACGACGGAGTGCCACGGCGGGTCGAACACTGGTCCATCCCCACCGACACCGCCAAACACGCGGCCCAGAGCCTGATCGCCCATCTCGCGGGCGAGGAGGCCGAGTTGGCGCCCTTCGCCCCGCTGCCCACCTTCTGGAGCGACCAGCACGACTTCCGGCTGCAGTCCTTCGGCGCGCCCACGCTCGGCCTCGCCGACGTCCGTGTCCTCGACGGCGACCCGGCCGGCGACGTCCTGGTCGGCTACCACCGCGACGGCCGGCTGGTCGGTGTCGTCGCGCTCGGCGGTTCCGCGACCGCCGCCCGAGCCGCGCGCTATCGCGCAGAACTCCTCAAGCAGCCCGCCCCCACCACGTAA
- a CDS encoding amino acid ABC transporter ATP-binding protein, with product MRTPLLRLEGVSVRYRNHQVVHDVSLDVHSGQVVALIGPSGAGKSSLLRCINFLETPAEGAVHLAGHRVGFVQRGDSFVPAGAQRSAEHRREVGMVFQQFNLFPHLSAVENVMLAQVHALKRSRSEARERALQELAHVGLADKADALPAKCSGGQQQRIAIARALAMDPKLMLFDEATSALDPELAVEVLGTMRRLASEGMTMIVVTHEMHFAEEVADRVVFMADGRIVEEGSAHQVMRQPQHERTKKFLSAVRGR from the coding sequence GTGAGAACACCTCTACTGCGTCTAGAGGGCGTCAGTGTGCGCTATCGCAACCATCAGGTCGTGCATGACGTCTCGCTGGACGTCCATTCCGGCCAGGTTGTCGCCCTCATCGGCCCCAGCGGTGCCGGCAAGAGCAGCCTTCTGCGATGTATCAACTTTCTCGAGACGCCCGCCGAGGGAGCCGTGCACCTGGCCGGACACAGGGTTGGTTTCGTGCAGCGCGGTGACAGTTTCGTACCAGCCGGCGCCCAGCGGTCGGCCGAACACCGACGCGAAGTCGGCATGGTTTTTCAGCAATTCAATCTGTTTCCCCACCTGTCTGCCGTCGAAAACGTGATGCTTGCCCAGGTGCACGCGCTGAAGCGATCGCGGAGTGAGGCGAGAGAACGGGCCCTGCAAGAGCTCGCGCACGTCGGGCTCGCGGACAAGGCGGATGCCCTGCCCGCCAAGTGCTCGGGCGGGCAGCAGCAGCGCATCGCCATCGCCAGGGCTCTGGCGATGGATCCGAAGCTGATGCTTTTCGACGAGGCGACGTCAGCGCTCGATCCGGAACTTGCCGTTGAGGTGTTGGGCACCATGCGGCGGCTCGCGTCCGAGGGTATGACCATGATCGTTGTGACGCACGAAATGCACTTCGCCGAAGAAGTGGCCGACCGGGTCGTTTTCATGGCGGATGGAAGGATCGTCGAGGAGGGGTCAGCACATCAGGTCATGAGGCAGCCGCAGCACGAGAGAACCAAAAAGTTCCTGTCTGCGGTTCGGGGGCGATGA
- a CDS encoding TetR family transcriptional regulator produces the protein MTESAPLPEGREPRRRMGYGEGREALLNAAVRVVARSGLRKLTYRAVAQEAGTTHGLVVHHFGSRDALIEAALAHAIRTSLSTSALEPGTGELSDFSVGLSEMVTSDPEIQAFQYELLLESRRRPELLPQIRALYDGYFEATERELSRILPRDAGHPLTRLVFAALDGLVLNQLVFGEPEVTDASVEELRRLLRLLQAHGDTCPETGSPADGCPADE, from the coding sequence ATGACCGAGTCCGCGCCGCTCCCTGAGGGACGTGAACCACGCCGTCGCATGGGCTACGGAGAGGGCCGGGAGGCCCTACTCAACGCCGCGGTGCGCGTGGTGGCCCGCAGTGGACTGCGCAAGCTCACCTACCGGGCCGTCGCGCAGGAGGCGGGCACCACGCACGGACTGGTCGTCCACCATTTCGGCTCGCGGGACGCGCTGATCGAGGCGGCGCTCGCCCACGCGATCCGCACCTCCCTGAGCACCAGCGCGCTGGAACCCGGCACCGGCGAGCTCTCCGACTTCTCGGTCGGGCTCTCCGAGATGGTCACGTCCGATCCGGAGATACAGGCCTTCCAGTACGAGCTGCTGCTGGAATCCCGCCGCCGGCCCGAACTGCTCCCGCAGATCCGGGCGTTGTACGACGGCTACTTCGAGGCCACCGAGCGTGAACTGTCCCGGATCCTCCCCCGGGACGCCGGTCATCCGCTGACCCGGCTGGTCTTCGCCGCGCTGGACGGTCTCGTGCTGAACCAGCTCGTCTTCGGTGAGCCCGAGGTCACCGACGCGTCCGTCGAGGAGCTGCGCCGACTGCTCCGGCTGCTCCAGGCCCACGGGGACACCTGCCCGGAAACCGGCTCACCGGCTGACGGCTGCCCCGCGGACGAGTGA
- a CDS encoding cytochrome P450: MTETSATAVNDPLPLADVDLADLDNFTDGVTPWRMFHTLRHEDPVHWQPEPAPNSGFWAVTRHADIARVDRDAETFTSTRFVNLEEVDDDQIKKRASILELDGVRHRALRSVIQRQFGAGVINSYGDFLRGLTARTLDAALAKGTFDFVREVSADFPINVLARLLDVPPTDNQQLINWGNRIIGNTDPGYADVLLHSQESEKYRDLPFRSPASLEVFQYGRELARVRRGGDGDDLVSKLVNTTPRDGVPLSDQDFDNYFLLLVVAGNETTRHTITHSMLALLQHPEQLARLKDDPSLIPGAVEEFLRWASPVYHFRRTATRDVELGGKKVREGDKVVMWFASGNRDEEVFNNPYDFDVARQHNDHVTFGKGSPHLCLGNLLARTEIRIVFEELIPRLADIRLVGEVPRVRSNFVNGIKKLPVEVSLD, encoded by the coding sequence ATGACCGAAACGTCGGCCACCGCCGTGAACGACCCGCTGCCCCTCGCGGACGTCGACCTCGCCGACCTCGACAACTTCACCGACGGCGTCACCCCCTGGCGCATGTTCCACACCCTGCGTCATGAGGACCCGGTGCACTGGCAGCCGGAACCAGCGCCCAACTCCGGCTTCTGGGCGGTGACCCGGCACGCGGACATCGCCCGGGTCGACCGTGACGCCGAGACGTTCACCTCCACCAGGTTCGTCAACCTCGAAGAGGTCGACGACGACCAGATCAAGAAACGGGCCTCCATCCTGGAACTGGACGGGGTCCGCCACCGGGCGCTGCGCAGTGTGATCCAGCGGCAGTTCGGGGCCGGTGTCATCAACAGCTACGGCGACTTCCTGCGCGGTCTGACGGCCAGGACCCTGGACGCGGCCCTGGCCAAGGGCACCTTCGATTTCGTCAGGGAGGTCTCGGCCGACTTCCCCATCAACGTGCTTGCCCGCCTTCTCGACGTACCGCCGACGGACAACCAGCAGCTCATCAACTGGGGCAACCGGATCATCGGCAACACCGACCCCGGCTACGCGGACGTACTGCTGCACAGTCAGGAGAGCGAGAAGTACCGCGATCTGCCGTTCCGTTCGCCCGCCTCACTCGAAGTCTTCCAGTACGGCCGGGAGTTGGCGCGCGTGCGCCGCGGCGGGGACGGTGACGACCTCGTCTCCAAGCTCGTCAACACCACCCCGCGCGACGGAGTCCCGCTGTCCGACCAGGACTTCGACAACTACTTCCTGCTGCTGGTGGTGGCCGGCAATGAGACCACCCGGCACACCATCACCCACTCCATGCTGGCCCTCCTCCAGCACCCTGAACAGCTCGCCCGGCTCAAGGACGACCCGTCCCTGATCCCCGGCGCGGTCGAGGAGTTCCTGCGGTGGGCCTCGCCCGTCTACCACTTCCGCCGCACCGCGACCCGGGACGTCGAACTCGGCGGCAAGAAGGTCAGGGAGGGCGACAAGGTGGTCATGTGGTTCGCCTCCGGAAACCGTGACGAGGAGGTCTTCAATAACCCGTATGACTTCGACGTGGCCCGGCAGCACAACGACCACGTCACCTTCGGCAAGGGCAGCCCGCATCTGTGCCTGGGGAACCTCCTGGCCCGCACCGAGATCCGCATCGTGTTCGAGGAACTCATCCCCCGCCTGGCGGACATCCGCCTGGTCGGAGAGGTACCGCGGGTGCGATCGAACTTCGTCAACGGCATCAAGAAACTGCCCGTCGAGGTGTCACTGGACTGA
- a CDS encoding glutamine synthetase family protein — MSAHDTSDIRRHMDRLAADGIDVVRVTYPDLLGADRARDVLLEELPRAMGHGLAFCRAVYHTSPQGDVVPVVGGLDAGLPDITVRPDLDTLVALPWEAGVAGCLADVVDPATGSPAPESPRDLLRGVLARCEERGLRPVVGPELEYFLCDPDPAGGWRRYAPESGVVYTAGLRADPDNHLLRTLRRVRDLGVGVLSGNHEFDGGQFEINLRHSEALSAADRAFRFKAAIKELARREGRLATFMAKPFNDAGGSGFHLHLSCETAEEEGARNTFDDPSGAYGLSDTARQAVAGVLAHAPALAALLNPTVNSYKRFGPDTLAPWLIDWGLDNRSAMVRIPPERGSGARLELRQGDASANPYLAIAGTVAAALLGVLAGEEPSAPLEGYGYDAARSALLPGSLSAALDALEADSALVDVLGKDFVVSFVAYKRNEVERFQRHVTDWEFTEYAYHL, encoded by the coding sequence GTGAGCGCTCACGACACCTCAGACATCCGCCGGCACATGGATCGGCTCGCCGCTGACGGCATCGATGTCGTCCGGGTGACCTATCCCGACCTCCTCGGCGCCGACCGGGCGCGGGACGTGCTGCTCGAGGAACTGCCCCGCGCCATGGGCCACGGGCTCGCCTTCTGCCGGGCCGTCTACCACACCAGCCCGCAGGGCGACGTCGTACCGGTCGTCGGCGGCCTGGACGCGGGCCTGCCGGACATCACCGTCCGGCCGGATCTAGACACGCTGGTCGCGCTGCCCTGGGAAGCCGGTGTGGCCGGTTGTCTCGCGGACGTCGTCGATCCTGCCACTGGATCGCCTGCTCCCGAGTCGCCCCGTGACCTGCTGCGGGGTGTCCTCGCCCGCTGCGAGGAGCGGGGCTTGCGGCCGGTCGTGGGACCCGAGCTGGAGTACTTCCTGTGTGACCCGGATCCCGCCGGAGGCTGGCGGCGGTACGCACCCGAGTCCGGCGTCGTCTACACCGCGGGACTGCGCGCCGACCCTGACAACCACCTCCTGCGCACCCTACGGCGCGTCCGGGACCTCGGCGTCGGCGTACTCAGCGGTAACCACGAGTTCGACGGTGGCCAGTTCGAGATCAACCTCCGGCACTCCGAGGCACTGTCGGCCGCCGACCGGGCCTTCCGCTTCAAGGCCGCGATCAAGGAGCTGGCACGCCGGGAAGGCCGTCTCGCCACCTTCATGGCCAAGCCGTTCAACGACGCCGGCGGCTCCGGGTTCCACCTCCACCTGTCCTGCGAGACCGCCGAAGAGGAAGGCGCCCGCAACACCTTCGACGATCCCTCAGGCGCGTACGGCCTGTCGGACACCGCCCGCCAGGCGGTCGCCGGAGTCCTTGCCCACGCCCCCGCCCTCGCCGCGCTGCTCAACCCGACCGTCAACTCGTACAAACGCTTCGGGCCCGACACCCTCGCGCCCTGGCTGATCGACTGGGGGCTCGACAACCGCAGCGCCATGGTCCGTATCCCGCCCGAGCGTGGCTCCGGCGCCCGTCTCGAACTGCGCCAGGGCGACGCGAGCGCCAACCCCTACCTGGCGATCGCCGGTACGGTCGCGGCCGCGCTGCTGGGCGTACTGGCGGGCGAGGAACCCTCCGCCCCGCTGGAGGGCTACGGCTACGACGCCGCCCGCTCCGCGCTGCTGCCCGGCTCCCTGTCCGCCGCGCTCGACGCGCTCGAGGCGGACTCCGCCCTCGTCGACGTACTCGGCAAGGACTTCGTCGTCTCTTTCGTCGCCTACAAGCGGAACGAGGTCGAGCGCTTCCAACGGCATGTCACCGACTGGGAGTTCACCGAGTACGCCTACCACCTGTGA
- a CDS encoding LacI family transcriptional regulator: protein MRTVAERAGVSTKTVSNVINGTGSFSPETEHRVRAAVEELGYQINPFARGLRSQRTGTIALVLPNVYQPFNAELAEQVIRAPETQGLKVVVETTRGDAERERAVLSTSHKELVDGVIYVPQALTPEEYLPLPLTQPTVVLGERPAQAAGMHLDYVEIADEQGAHAAVSHLLAQGRRRIAALCEQAAPRAGGRRLHGYRKALDDAGVAYDDSLVIGVDNADLWSSGAGAVARLLRTRVRFDALFCYNDVVAIGALSVLCRSGVRVPDDVALAGFDDIEAARFASPPLTTVDPLRESIARKAVSLLRSRMDTEDFRDLPGRCEGAGFVLRVRRSSSASSDRSGGAKTKAVESPLSSAAPDAAGAFEGP, encoded by the coding sequence ATGCGTACCGTGGCCGAAAGGGCGGGCGTGTCGACGAAGACGGTCTCCAACGTCATCAACGGCACCGGCTCCTTCAGCCCGGAGACGGAACACCGCGTCCGCGCGGCCGTCGAGGAACTCGGCTACCAGATAAATCCCTTCGCCCGCGGTCTGCGTTCGCAGCGCACCGGGACCATCGCGCTGGTCCTCCCGAACGTCTACCAGCCGTTCAACGCGGAGCTGGCCGAACAGGTCATCCGGGCTCCGGAGACCCAGGGACTGAAAGTGGTGGTCGAGACCACCCGTGGAGACGCCGAGCGTGAACGAGCCGTCCTGTCCACATCACACAAGGAACTCGTGGACGGGGTCATTTACGTGCCGCAGGCCCTCACTCCCGAGGAGTACCTGCCCCTGCCCCTCACCCAGCCCACCGTCGTCCTCGGCGAGCGCCCCGCCCAGGCGGCCGGGATGCATCTGGACTACGTCGAGATCGCCGACGAGCAAGGCGCGCACGCGGCCGTCAGCCACCTGCTCGCCCAGGGCCGGCGTCGTATCGCCGCCCTGTGCGAACAGGCGGCGCCGCGCGCTGGGGGTCGACGTCTGCACGGCTACCGCAAAGCTCTCGACGACGCCGGGGTCGCCTACGACGACTCGCTGGTGATCGGCGTGGACAACGCCGATCTGTGGTCCTCCGGCGCCGGTGCGGTGGCCCGTCTGCTGCGCACCCGCGTTCGCTTCGACGCCCTGTTCTGCTACAACGACGTGGTCGCCATCGGCGCGCTGTCGGTCCTGTGCCGAAGCGGCGTCCGCGTCCCGGACGACGTGGCCCTGGCGGGCTTCGACGACATTGAGGCGGCCCGCTTCGCCTCACCGCCCCTGACCACCGTCGACCCGCTGCGCGAGTCGATCGCCCGCAAGGCCGTGTCGCTCCTGCGCTCCCGCATGGACACGGAGGACTTCCGGGATCTCCCCGGCCGCTGTGAGGGCGCCGGGTTCGTCCTGCGCGTGCGCCGGTCGTCCTCGGCCTCCTCGGACCGCTCCGGTGGTGCGAAGACGAAGGCAGTCGAGTCGCCGCTCTCCAGTGCCGCTCCAGACGCCGCGGGCGCCTTCGAGGGGCCGTAG
- a CDS encoding transposase: MEAFGTSDRLAAFVGLSPVPRDSGRVSGNLRRPRRYHRGLLRAFYRSSMASLRTCPASRVSYERSAPKARGHKQAVPSLARRRATICGR; this comes from the coding sequence ATGGAAGCCTTCGGCACATCCGACCGGCTGGCCGCCTTCGTCGGCCTGTCACCGGTACCACGCGACTCCGGACGCGTCAGCGGCAACCTGCGTCGGCCCCGCCGCTATCACCGCGGCCTCCTGCGGGCCTTCTATCGCTCCTCCATGGCCAGCCTGAGGACCTGCCCCGCCTCACGCGTGTCTTACGAACGCAGCGCGCCGAAGGCAAGGGGGCACAAGCAAGCCGTGCCGTCCCTCGCCCGTCGCAGAGCCACGATATGTGGGCGATGA
- a CDS encoding amino acid ABC transporter permease produces MLHYLSILANGIGQTVAITVTSFVIGAVLGLPLALMRYSGPLPLRLIGGAAVETVRAIPPIVWLFIVFYGIGSGSVQLSTFEAAVIGLGIIAAAYLSEIYRAGLKAVAQGQWEAAQALGLPRLAIYRKVIFPQMLGVVIPPSATYGIGLLKDSAIASVIGATDITFYASQETQATLQGLSVFGIAALLYIALSIPIAATSRITDRKLTERLAQ; encoded by the coding sequence GTGCTGCACTACCTTTCCATTCTCGCGAACGGTATCGGCCAGACCGTCGCCATCACCGTGACCTCGTTTGTCATTGGCGCGGTCCTGGGACTTCCCCTCGCGCTGATGCGCTATTCCGGGCCACTTCCGTTGCGACTGATCGGCGGGGCAGCCGTCGAAACCGTCAGGGCGATACCGCCGATCGTGTGGCTGTTCATCGTCTTCTACGGCATCGGCTCCGGAAGTGTTCAGTTGAGCACCTTCGAGGCAGCCGTCATCGGGCTGGGAATCATCGCAGCGGCCTATCTGTCCGAGATCTACCGCGCCGGGTTGAAGGCGGTGGCCCAGGGCCAGTGGGAGGCAGCCCAGGCGTTGGGCCTGCCACGCCTGGCCATCTATCGCAAGGTGATCTTCCCTCAGATGCTGGGCGTCGTCATCCCGCCCTCGGCCACCTATGGCATCGGTCTACTCAAAGACAGCGCGATCGCCTCGGTCATCGGCGCGACGGATATCACCTTCTACGCGTCCCAGGAAACTCAGGCGACGTTGCAAGGGCTCTCCGTATTCGGTATCGCCGCACTCCTCTATATCGCCCTGAGCATACCCATCGCCGCGACTTCCAGGATCACTGACCGGAAGCTCACCGAGAGGCTGGCGCAGTGA
- a CDS encoding ABC transporter substrate-binding protein — translation MSIKIRRTAVAVALPLALGVTLTACGAGNGSSGAAVKVGCKPTHAFSTVRAKQLTVAVYVSPPYSVQKSGGAFGGVDGEIIPQIAQMECLKLVEKPVAGAALIETVKSKRADVALGGIYRTPERAQILGLTSTLYRDGMAFIGKNKATTIADVKGKTVGVIQGYLWNADLQKVLGSGHVKIYQSSDGLVSDLKNGRLDQGVLTTSEAGYRAQQNPAAKLQVGQVAADARVAASTAPGEVVFALTKGNTKMLEAFNQDVQVLLKDGLIAKALTGNGISASAAGS, via the coding sequence ATGTCCATTAAGATCAGACGGACGGCCGTGGCGGTCGCGCTTCCCCTTGCCCTCGGCGTGACGCTGACCGCCTGCGGCGCCGGTAACGGCAGCAGCGGCGCCGCGGTCAAGGTCGGCTGCAAGCCGACACACGCCTTCTCCACAGTTCGGGCCAAGCAGCTCACCGTTGCCGTCTATGTCTCGCCTCCCTACAGCGTGCAGAAGTCCGGCGGCGCCTTCGGCGGTGTGGACGGTGAGATCATTCCGCAGATCGCGCAGATGGAGTGCCTCAAGCTGGTCGAGAAGCCGGTGGCGGGGGCAGCACTGATCGAGACTGTGAAATCCAAGCGTGCCGACGTCGCTCTCGGAGGTATTTACCGAACTCCTGAACGTGCTCAGATCCTCGGGCTGACCAGCACCCTCTACCGGGACGGCATGGCTTTCATCGGAAAGAACAAGGCGACCACGATCGCGGACGTCAAGGGGAAGACCGTCGGGGTCATCCAGGGATACCTGTGGAACGCGGATCTGCAGAAGGTCCTCGGCAGCGGCCACGTAAAGATCTACCAGAGCTCGGACGGCCTGGTGTCCGATCTCAAGAACGGCCGTCTGGACCAAGGCGTGCTCACCACCTCGGAGGCGGGCTACCGCGCGCAGCAGAATCCGGCGGCAAAGCTCCAGGTGGGCCAAGTCGCTGCCGATGCGCGGGTAGCGGCTTCGACTGCGCCCGGTGAAGTGGTCTTCGCACTCACCAAGGGCAACACGAAAATGCTGGAGGCATTCAACCAGGACGTTCAGGTGCTGCTGAAGGACGGACTTATAGCCAAGGCCCTGACCGGCAACGGCATCTCCGCATCCGCCGCGGGCAGCTGA
- a CDS encoding ferredoxin — MKVVVDMNKCQHHGQCAFAAPDVFSLDDDGRLAHVPDPDDALRDEVEEAADVCPLQAIRIED; from the coding sequence ATGAAGGTCGTCGTCGACATGAACAAGTGCCAGCACCACGGCCAGTGCGCCTTCGCGGCCCCCGACGTCTTCTCCCTGGACGACGACGGTCGTCTGGCCCACGTCCCGGACCCCGACGACGCGCTGCGCGACGAGGTCGAGGAGGCCGCGGACGTGTGCCCACTCCAGGCCATCCGGATCGAGGACTGA
- a CDS encoding helix-turn-helix domain-containing protein, producing the protein MHTDEIQQIVDGLAERLGRSVAIDDPTLRLIVASRHFGDEDACRVQAVMLRQLERRITEWVLDHGIVDFKGPGYVPGDPEVGSSRRLCVPLRCHGLLVGYLWLIDDDETLSKEEIDDAESAAEAVAVALYRRELLNQRERSRRQELVWALVSTDPAARARAWQEAVDEQRLCSTEYMVAAVIEAAGSPQEAGPDDMETALALAVENVVRTQPAASTLSTTQGRRALLITTGVRRPSQETLAARVLRELDARKSPGLRWTIGFGSVVAHADDAALSYEQARLAAKAAVLLPELGDIVHWAALGPYSMLLKLPPGELKPSSCPLPLLRLIEQDPGGSLLSTLESYLDCAGDAARTAETLHVHRSTLYYRLGRIEAICDVDLRDGTARLTLHMGTKLVRLTSLRPA; encoded by the coding sequence ATGCACACCGACGAAATCCAGCAAATCGTCGATGGGCTGGCAGAGAGGCTCGGTCGTTCCGTTGCCATCGATGACCCGACCCTGCGGCTGATCGTAGCGAGCCGGCATTTCGGGGATGAAGACGCATGTCGTGTTCAAGCCGTCATGCTGCGTCAACTGGAGCGCCGGATCACAGAATGGGTGCTGGATCATGGCATCGTGGATTTCAAGGGGCCCGGTTACGTGCCGGGCGACCCAGAGGTCGGCAGCAGCAGACGTCTGTGCGTGCCCTTGCGCTGTCATGGACTGCTCGTCGGCTACCTGTGGCTGATCGACGACGACGAGACACTGAGCAAGGAAGAGATCGACGACGCCGAGTCGGCAGCGGAGGCAGTGGCCGTAGCGCTGTATCGGCGGGAGCTTCTGAACCAGCGGGAGCGAAGTCGGCGGCAGGAACTGGTATGGGCTTTGGTGTCCACGGACCCTGCCGCACGCGCACGGGCATGGCAGGAAGCCGTCGACGAGCAGCGGCTGTGTTCCACCGAGTACATGGTCGCTGCTGTCATCGAGGCTGCCGGGTCTCCCCAGGAAGCCGGTCCGGATGACATGGAAACGGCACTGGCGCTCGCCGTGGAGAACGTGGTTCGTACGCAGCCGGCTGCTTCCACGCTGTCGACCACACAGGGACGGCGCGCGTTGTTGATCACGACAGGCGTCCGCCGACCGAGCCAGGAGACACTGGCAGCCCGGGTGCTACGTGAGCTCGACGCCCGCAAGTCTCCCGGCCTCCGGTGGACCATCGGCTTTGGCTCCGTCGTTGCCCACGCCGACGATGCCGCCCTGTCCTACGAGCAAGCCCGGCTTGCTGCCAAAGCCGCCGTTCTGCTGCCGGAGTTGGGTGACATCGTGCACTGGGCCGCTCTCGGCCCGTACTCCATGCTGCTCAAACTGCCGCCCGGGGAGCTGAAGCCGTCGAGTTGCCCGCTGCCGCTGCTCAGGCTCATCGAGCAGGATCCCGGCGGTTCGTTGCTGTCGACACTCGAGTCGTATCTCGACTGTGCGGGGGACGCCGCGCGGACTGCGGAGACGCTTCATGTTCACAGGAGCACGCTGTACTACCGGCTCGGCCGGATCGAAGCCATCTGCGATGTGGATCTGCGTGATGGGACAGCACGGCTGACGCTTCACATGGGCACCAAGCTGGTCCGTCTCACATCGCTACGCCCGGCATGA